A stretch of DNA from Paramormyrops kingsleyae isolate MSU_618 chromosome 15, PKINGS_0.4, whole genome shotgun sequence:
CCTGCTACAGGACCTCAATCCAATTGTAGTTCCTGGGAGGTAGTCCCTGAACCTTTTTTCAGTCCCTAGTCCTTGGTAGGTACTTTAGGTAATTAGGAAGTACTGGGGTGGGGTTTATAGCAATAAACTTTACTgactggttgaccacaagcacctgAACTTTGATGTGAAAGCTTCTAATAAATATCTTCATTTTAAGGTATTAGTCTTCAATAAATTAAAACCACAATGTTTATCATCAGAGCCATCTGgcaacttttaaaaattaaataaaccaaGTAGCAATGTTTCCTTTTCTTCACCGCTTCCCCATGATATGCCACTAAAAGTAtgtttttgattttcttttagGATTCTGTATAACATCACAACTTAAGCTCTTGTGTCCGTTATAACAAGGAAAGGATACTTTTCCTTCTCTCTTAAAAATCTCTGCTCATTCTATCCTTCCATTTAGCTATCAAAACATCATATgcaaacagataaataaaatgttatgaTTTGTAACATATACATTAACTTTGACAGCCCCAGTTTTTACATGAAAAATGTCCCAGATTGAAGCCTTGAAAGTCCATGAAGCCTCATTTAATTCCTTGAGTTTCCCGGCCAATCCAGGAGGGATGGCAACCCTGTTTGTAGAGCATGTGCTAAAGCCATAATGGCCAAAACAGGTAACACATCAAACTAACTGAAATAAATCACTGACTGAAAAGTTTAACGTCACGAGTCCTGATGAAGCAGATATACAGCATATACATAAAAAGGTTATATACTTTTCATAATGTTTACATAAATACTATGTACAACTATTAGGTTGATTCCGTTAGAGGAAACTACACAATGAATATTTGCTTGGAAAAAATGCTAGAAACACTTTCATCCAAGCCATGGGGAAATGTAGTGCACTGAGTAGCAAGCTATTCTGACCAAAAATAaagacaataaaaagaaaaattccAACCATACCAAAAGTAGTTCACTGTGTACACACTAGTCCTGAATTTGGGATATGGCTTAAAGTTCAGGTCATGTTTTAGAGACTCAGAGAAGTCATGCTTCTTGTGTCTATTTGAGTCAGGGAAGCAAAGTTTAGATTCAGTCAGCTATGGACAGGTAAAAAACAAAGTACTTAGATATCAATTTGATATGAATATGACATAACCCATGACAGAATCCAGGAACATGCAGAGATGGACCAGTACTAGAAGGGACAGTATTCCAGAGAATGATGTCACCTTTATAAGTTGTCTCTggcccaggagcagcacggccagGATAGTTGGCTGATGGATACAGGTAGCTGGAGTCCATGTTCTCGTAGTCATGGGAACGAGCTGCCGGTCTTAGAGAGAGAGGATGCAGTAGGAAGTTGAAAAATTTGACAACTGACAAGTGAAATAGCAGGTCAGTCTTACCACagtataaaatgtttaatttctttcctAACATGTCAGAGTTGACAAGGCTGATGATTCAAGATAAACTTACTGAGATATTAACATGgatgtgttttgggggggtggggtatgAGCTTAAGCATGAGCAATCTTACATGTAATGAGGACTTCCTAAGTGTCTTCCTGTTAGTTAGAAGGATGTGTGAGGGCTGTCTGGGCAGCAAACATTTATAATACCTATCTGCCTTATGGTTCCTGGATCTCTGCTGGTATTCCTCCCGTGATCTGGGCCTCACCACTTCTTCGAATCCAGGCTGGAACATCAACACAGAAGGTACACTGTCATGGATCAGTCATTTCACTGTATTTTCCATATGATCAGGAAACTATGCTGTAATACTTCAGTAATACTGTTTAGTGTAGCGAGCTTgttactgtttttttattcttacAATAACCCCTATGAAGGCAGGATTTATCAGCCAATATTATAGTACTGCAGTTATAAAGCAGAATGAAATTACCTACACACTGATTAATTGCCTAATATTTCATGAAATAACAGGCAGGCGGACTGGTTACCTTTTCATCTCCCTCTGGTCTTCTATGGTCCATACAAGGCTTTTCTCGATCCCTGGACTTCTTATAAACCCGTTTGTCTTCCTCCATTAATAAACGGGCAATTTCCTGTCAACAGAAAGTCAACTGATAAGAATTCAATCCATATTTATGCTTATTTATTACCTTTTGTTTCTGGCTTGATAACATCACTGTAAGAAGGAAGCCACACCTTTGAGGTTATGGCACAAAGGTCACCCTCTTTATCAATGTGTATTTTGCACATTACCATATTGAAGTACAAGAACATTTAAAAGAGAttgagtgaaggaaaagcaaaaaCTCCCATGCTTGGAGATCAGGAGGACTGGATGATCATAAACTTACTGCATCCTGTGCAACTTGTGCAGCTCTCTTGTCAATCTCACTTGCCTAAAGAAACAGGGAATTTGAGACAGGCTATTTGATTTACTAGGCAATAAATTTTTCTCCTTAAAGCTTCACTAATGTGATGGCTTACTGCAATTGCAGGGTGGACCCCAGCCCTATGATGCCTGGAATAGGCCCCAGCCCCCCATGACACTGAATGAGATATGTGGCTAGAAGACGGATGCACAGATCAACAGAATGAATTATACGTGTATCCActacaatttaacattagatgGCAAGATACCCACCTTCAACTCCTCTTCCTGCAGTTTCCGGGCAACCTCCAGGTCCCTTATCTCCTGCTCTCGGAGGTCCATCTGACCGAGGCCCTGCACAACGTCCCTCATCCCATACTCGCTATGTGCCATCCTGCCTGATGAGGGCACCACATACAGGAAAAAGTCCTTTTTAATAACAAGTGCAAAAGACAAAGCAATAAAATTTCCCATATCCCAAGGTCATGAAATCAAAAGAAAAGCAGTGTgaatacaaaaatgaaaaaacacacaaatacatcCTTGATATTTGCAAGATATAGAGACCATGGGCATAACCCAAAAGGTGTTGTTTGCTCACTTGAAATATaaggaagtaaaaaaaaattcccacacTAAGATGGAAGGTCAGAGCAATATAAAGATGTCAGGGCCAgatccaccaccaccaccaccagaaGCAGCAGCAACACCCTTGGCAACAGATCTAGCACACACAGGGGCCTGATCATACCTGGCCCCCTGGGGGAGAAAGACTGGGAGGTGTCCTCATGTGAACAGGAGCGTGCTCTTGGGACCTCCTCACGGGGGTCCCAGTGATCCCTCCTCTCCCCTCTCCTTTCAGTTCTGAAGCATGAGTTATACAAAAATTCATCGTCCCATGAAATCACTCTCCGCCTACCCAGCTTGTGCTCCTGATCTGCAAACTTTTCCTCCAACCAAATCTGGCTCAGGCCAGGTCCTTCTCCATCAGGATCTCTGCCATTACGTGAATCTTTGTGCCTAACCCTATCTAGATCTTTGTTTCTGTCCCTCATCCCCTCCCTGTTCCTGTGCCTCTTCTTGTCTGTGTCCCTCTCCCCCTCCATGTTCCTGTTCCTCTtcttgtctgtgtctctctcccaCGCCATGTTCCTGTTCCTCTTCATGTCTCTGTCCTTCTCTCCCTCCGTGTTCCTTaccctcctgtctctgtccccctTTCTATCCACATCTTGCTCCCCAACTCTGTCTTTGTCGCTCCCCCACTCCCTGCCTCTCTCGTTGTCTCTGGCTTTCTCCCCCTCCCTGCTGATGTCCccgtctctgtccctctctctctccctgatCCTGTCCCTCTCTTGCTCTTCATCTTGCTCTCTCTCCCACTGCCTGTCTCTGCCCCACTCCCTGTCCCTCTTCAAGTATCTGTCTCCCCCCCTCTCCCTGTTGTTGTCCCTGTATCTATCACTCTCCCTGTTCCTGTCGCTGCCCCACTCCCGCTCCCCATCTCCTTCTCTTTCCATTTCCCAGTCTTTGCCTTTATCCCCCTCCCTGCTGTtatccctgtctctctcccggTTCCTGTCCCTCTCCCACTCCCCACCTCTGTCTTTGCCTCTCTCACATTCTCTGCTCCTGTCTCTGTCACTTTCACTCTCCCACATACTATTCCTGTCTTTATTTCTTTCCCACCCCCTGTCTCTATCCAGCTCCCTGTTCCTGTCCCTTTCTTTGTTCTTGTCCTTTTCCCACACTTCATCCCTCCCCCAGTCTCTGGCATGCTTCCCCTCCCACTCTATTCTATCCCTATCCCAGTTACCTTCTTTATTCCACTTTTGCCCTCGACAGCCctccctgtttctctctcttttcctcctTTTGTCTCTTTCATGGGGCCATGGAGTCATAGACAACTCAGCAGGTCTCTCCTTCCGTCTCACCATCATCTCAAATTCCAGTGAATCCTGTGAGTCACTCAGCTCCCCACTAGCTCTAATAAAAAGCGAATGCTCCTCGCGAGTATCCATCAAATCATATCCATGATGAGTCTCTTCCCTCCAATACCCTGACAACTCAGGCTTGTG
This window harbors:
- the LOC111842482 gene encoding uncharacterized protein isoform X2 yields the protein MQRLGCRLTVCRDFAVLEDHTLAHSLQEQEIENHLASNIHKSRLVQQDLQVARRLQEEEDLRAKAHIQKQHRELERNDNEIAQEIQEQLVRQAELQRQQEESDAAIARKLQEKEMKEERRRQKQLEANFKEEYYDEKGASQLPSDTRKGKCSEWDSSEWNEHAEHCPPEITRGRHPKCNLSDCYQGKHCDQGHVRHIKGKHPSDSNPIRLHKPELSGYWREETHHGYDLMDTREEHSLFIRASGELSDSQDSLEFEMMVRRKERPAELSMTPWPHERDKRRKRERNREGCRGQKWNKEGNWDRDRIEWEGKHARDWGRDEVWEKDKNKERDRNRELDRDRGWERNKDRNSMWESESDRDRSRECERGKDRGGEWERDRNRERDRDNSREGDKGKDWEMEREGDGEREWGSDRNRESDRYRDNNRERGGDRYLKRDREWGRDRQWEREQDEEQERDRIRERERDRDGDISREGEKARDNERGREWGSDKDRVGEQDVDRKGDRDRRVRNTEGEKDRDMKRNRNMAWERDTDKKRNRNMEGERDTDKKRHRNREGMRDRNKDLDRVRHKDSRNGRDPDGEGPGLSQIWLEEKFADQEHKLGRRRVISWDDEFLYNSCFRTERRGERRDHWDPREEVPRARSCSHEDTSQSFSPRGPGRMAHSEYGMRDVVQGLGQMDLREQEIRDLEVARKLQEEELKASEIDKRAAQVAQDAEIARLLMEEDKRVYKKSRDREKPCMDHRRPEGDEKPGFEEVVRPRSREEYQQRSRNHKADRPAARSHDYENMDSSYLYPSANYPGRAAPGPETTYKVPFWIHDKQMPAGTTETCK
- the LOC111842482 gene encoding uncharacterized protein isoform X1; translation: MEDIDQTKLPGVKEVCRDFAVLEDHTLAHSLQEQEIENHLASNIHKSRLVQQDLQVARRLQEEEDLRAKAHIQKQHRELERNDNEIAQEIQEQLVRQAELQRQQEESDAAIARKLQEKEMKEERRRQKQLEANFKEEYYDEKGASQLPSDTRKGKCSEWDSSEWNEHAEHCPPEITRGRHPKCNLSDCYQGKHCDQGHVRHIKGKHPSDSNPIRLHKPELSGYWREETHHGYDLMDTREEHSLFIRASGELSDSQDSLEFEMMVRRKERPAELSMTPWPHERDKRRKRERNREGCRGQKWNKEGNWDRDRIEWEGKHARDWGRDEVWEKDKNKERDRNRELDRDRGWERNKDRNSMWESESDRDRSRECERGKDRGGEWERDRNRERDRDNSREGDKGKDWEMEREGDGEREWGSDRNRESDRYRDNNRERGGDRYLKRDREWGRDRQWEREQDEEQERDRIRERERDRDGDISREGEKARDNERGREWGSDKDRVGEQDVDRKGDRDRRVRNTEGEKDRDMKRNRNMAWERDTDKKRNRNMEGERDTDKKRHRNREGMRDRNKDLDRVRHKDSRNGRDPDGEGPGLSQIWLEEKFADQEHKLGRRRVISWDDEFLYNSCFRTERRGERRDHWDPREEVPRARSCSHEDTSQSFSPRGPGRMAHSEYGMRDVVQGLGQMDLREQEIRDLEVARKLQEEELKASEIDKRAAQVAQDAEIARLLMEEDKRVYKKSRDREKPCMDHRRPEGDEKPGFEEVVRPRSREEYQQRSRNHKADRPAARSHDYENMDSSYLYPSANYPGRAAPGPETTYKVPFWIHDKQMPAGTTETCK
- the LOC111842482 gene encoding uncharacterized protein isoform X3, whose product is MEDIDQTKLPGVKEVCRDFAVLEDHTLAHSLQEQEIENHLASNIHKSRLVQQDLQVARRLQEEEDLRAKAHIQKQHRELERNDNEIAQEIQEQLVRQAELQRQQEESDAAIARKLQEKEMKEERRRQKQLEANFKEEYYDEKGASQLPSDTRKGKCSEWDSSEWNEHAEHCPPEITRGRHPKCNLSDCYQGKHCDQGHVRHIKGKHPSDSNPIRLHKPELSGYWREETHHGYDLMDTREEHSLFIRASGELSDSQDSLEFEMMVRRKERPAELSMTPWPHERDKRRKRERNREGCRGQKWNKEGNWDRDRIEWEGKHARDWGRDEVWEKDKNKERDRNRELDRDRGWERNKDRNSMWESESDRDRSRECERGKDRGGEWERDRNRERDRDNSREGDKGKDWEMEREGDGEREWGSDRNRESDRYRDNNRERGGDRYLKRDREWGRDRQWEREQDEEQERDRIRERERDRDGDISREGEKARDNERGREWGSDKDRVGEQDVDRKGDRDRRVRNTEGEKDRDMKRNRNMAWERDTDKKRNRNMEGERDTDKKRHRNREGMRDRNKDLDRVRHKDSRNGRDPDGEGPGLSQIWLEEKFADQEHKLGRRRVISWDDEFLYNSCFRTERRGERRDHWDPREEVPRARSCSHEDTSQSFSPRGPGRMAHSEYGMRDVVQGLGQMDLREQEIRDLEVARKLQEEELKASEIDKRAAQVAQDAEIARLLMEEDKRVYKKSRDREKPCMDHRRPEGDEKPGFEEVVRPRSREEYQQRSRNHKADRPAARSHDYENMDSSYLYPSANYPGRAAPGPETTYKGSYNRQ